In a genomic window of uncultured Flavobacterium sp.:
- a CDS encoding M43 family zinc metalloprotease — protein sequence MKIRLLMLLLVFSAGKISAQGLPCRTMEENAKVYRANPNSLQEKKDFDNFTKNFTLQRKSKTSKTAAVTYTIPVVFHIYGDVQSGKTITYEKIVNHLAQLNDDFNGRNADFQTVEPFFQARRGIINIEFKLAKKDPNGGCTTGVVFHTAKNGYGNGGGYDDQIAADAWDNKKYMNVYIQNDLYNDGALNNSGVAWYPDSGMTASNTARVVFNGAYLYDNSYSKEFSATLTHEFGHFLNLIHTFEGGCTGTDEVVDTPPEDGLHTLACTPGTNCSGDKVNFENYMGYNGAQGCYKMYTQGQIDRMLAALQHPARITLWQPQNLIDTGVNSTESSLVASVTTLKETVVNDGAFNTPSIVMLSAGKTFALSSGTMIVGTHFTHTFPAGITPVVTVNSNGQLTVTLTGKAVNHAAAQNTTAGITFLPAAFTGGTTGLSCTSLFFNLKFTDPYGIFFVDMPNINISSSLTWKAFDIAKGDDPSFGAWRYVANALKIETYGKKLACETGTRNISLLAQNVAVGPTSNMTAPGAYPNQLDLRTPTYTTWEGKSGYVGFEYQIEGQTCYGWFKVDVAAGGDAFTVSEYAYNMQPNAPIYTGMSNKTAVTLSDSILYEAEANDGGVTSTSTITLSTNNGTFTKSTGTFIAGTDYTITGVPSGLTAVLTLQANNKVAVSFTGKATAHLPANDASVVITLKDAAVTGGISTLDSATKTINLKFDSPYGVFYVNNPDYVASAAQTWQYFNLAIGDNTEYGAWQFATAALKIETYGKRLVCQTGTRNITLINQGTSIGASSSFIAPGAAYPDQLDLRTATYTAWDNQTGYVGFEYTSRGRTCYGWMHIKVEAGGVGYSVLDYAYNTKPNESILAGTQTPVTVLAPTSLAATANNANLELQLTWVNNATNATNVVVERAGTDNVFAEITTLPSTALTYTNTGLTAGNTYKYRVRAKANAIYSAYSNEVSATITANSAYCTTQADNKYEYINSVTIGSFNNTSGKNTGGYADYTSKTITVSPSAATNVSLTAGFSGDAYTEFWGIWIDYNKNNIFEASEKVIDGISSNGTATGSFTATAFTGSTRMRIAMKYYSNPSACGNIADGEVEDYTVVSGTVTNPNPTTLATPVAGNSGVYSSGFYSSWTTIANATSYEVQLNNATTGWTTFGTSATYYLWIPKQGMQTVYQFRVRAKNATESSDWSNPLTIDLQNGSAGPGHIDFTKSFAMYPNPASDVVNFSFKNLNTSTTKITIYDSTGNLIDVLQNNVTSYPVNHLRKGIYIVVATDGSFTENKKLLIK from the coding sequence ATGAAAATAAGATTACTAATGTTATTACTGGTTTTCTCGGCAGGGAAAATTAGTGCGCAAGGACTTCCTTGCCGGACCATGGAAGAAAACGCCAAAGTGTATCGGGCCAACCCAAATTCACTTCAGGAGAAAAAAGATTTTGACAATTTTACAAAGAATTTTACGCTTCAGCGAAAAAGTAAAACTTCAAAAACAGCAGCAGTTACCTATACAATTCCAGTAGTTTTTCACATTTACGGAGATGTGCAAAGTGGTAAAACAATTACTTATGAAAAGATCGTAAATCATTTGGCACAATTAAATGATGACTTCAACGGAAGAAATGCAGATTTTCAAACCGTTGAGCCATTTTTTCAGGCAAGAAGAGGAATAATAAACATCGAATTTAAACTTGCCAAAAAAGACCCAAATGGCGGTTGTACAACCGGTGTAGTTTTTCATACAGCAAAAAATGGTTACGGAAACGGCGGTGGTTACGATGATCAAATTGCAGCCGACGCATGGGATAATAAAAAGTACATGAACGTTTATATTCAGAATGATTTGTATAACGACGGAGCTTTAAACAATTCAGGAGTTGCTTGGTATCCGGATTCAGGCATGACAGCAAGCAATACAGCGCGTGTCGTTTTTAATGGAGCTTATCTTTATGACAACTCATATAGCAAAGAATTTTCGGCAACCTTAACACATGAGTTTGGTCACTTTCTAAATTTAATTCACACTTTTGAAGGAGGCTGTACCGGAACTGATGAAGTTGTAGATACACCTCCAGAAGATGGTTTGCATACTTTGGCTTGTACGCCCGGAACGAACTGTAGCGGAGACAAAGTAAATTTCGAAAATTACATGGGATATAATGGTGCACAAGGCTGTTATAAAATGTATACGCAAGGGCAAATCGACAGAATGTTAGCTGCATTGCAGCATCCAGCGAGAATCACGCTTTGGCAACCTCAAAATTTAATAGACACAGGAGTAAATTCAACAGAAAGTAGTTTAGTTGCCAGTGTAACCACATTAAAAGAAACGGTTGTAAACGATGGAGCTTTCAATACGCCATCAATTGTAATGTTAAGCGCTGGTAAAACATTTGCTTTAAGCTCAGGAACAATGATTGTAGGAACACATTTTACGCACACTTTTCCGGCAGGAATAACTCCGGTTGTTACAGTAAATTCAAACGGACAATTAACAGTAACGCTAACAGGAAAAGCTGTTAATCATGCCGCAGCACAAAATACAACAGCTGGAATTACATTTTTACCCGCTGCTTTTACCGGAGGAACAACAGGTTTATCTTGTACATCTTTATTTTTCAATTTGAAATTTACAGATCCGTACGGGATATTTTTTGTTGATATGCCTAATATAAATATCTCGTCGAGTTTAACCTGGAAAGCTTTTGATATTGCAAAAGGAGACGATCCTTCTTTTGGAGCTTGGCGTTATGTTGCCAATGCATTAAAAATTGAAACTTATGGTAAGAAGTTAGCATGCGAAACAGGAACCAGAAACATTTCGCTATTAGCGCAAAATGTAGCAGTTGGACCAACGAGCAATATGACAGCGCCGGGAGCATATCCTAACCAATTAGATTTAAGAACCCCAACTTATACCACTTGGGAAGGAAAATCCGGATACGTAGGTTTTGAATATCAAATAGAAGGACAAACTTGCTACGGATGGTTCAAAGTTGATGTTGCCGCAGGCGGAGATGCTTTTACCGTTTCTGAATATGCATATAACATGCAGCCAAATGCACCAATTTATACCGGAATGTCTAATAAAACTGCAGTAACATTATCTGATAGTATTTTGTATGAAGCAGAAGCAAATGATGGAGGTGTTACAAGTACCAGTACAATTACATTGTCTACCAATAACGGAACATTTACTAAAAGTACCGGAACATTTATAGCAGGAACTGATTATACAATAACCGGAGTTCCTTCGGGATTAACAGCTGTATTAACGCTTCAGGCGAATAATAAAGTTGCCGTATCTTTTACAGGAAAAGCAACTGCGCACCTTCCGGCAAATGACGCTTCTGTAGTTATTACTTTGAAAGATGCTGCTGTAACAGGTGGAATTTCGACTCTTGATAGTGCGACAAAAACGATTAATTTGAAATTTGATTCGCCTTACGGAGTTTTCTATGTTAATAATCCTGATTACGTTGCTTCGGCAGCACAAACATGGCAATATTTTAATTTAGCAATTGGAGACAATACAGAATATGGAGCTTGGCAATTTGCCACCGCAGCTTTAAAAATCGAAACTTATGGTAAAAGATTAGTTTGCCAAACCGGAACAAGAAACATTACTTTGATTAATCAAGGAACTTCAATTGGTGCATCAAGTAGTTTTATAGCTCCCGGAGCAGCATATCCGGATCAATTAGATTTAAGAACGGCAACTTACACGGCTTGGGACAATCAAACGGGATATGTTGGTTTTGAATATACAAGCAGAGGTCGTACGTGTTACGGTTGGATGCATATTAAAGTAGAAGCCGGAGGAGTTGGTTACAGTGTTTTGGATTATGCTTATAATACAAAACCGAACGAATCAATTTTGGCAGGAACTCAAACTCCTGTAACAGTTTTGGCTCCAACAAGTTTAGCGGCTACAGCTAATAATGCTAATTTAGAATTACAATTGACTTGGGTTAATAATGCGACAAATGCGACGAATGTTGTAGTGGAAAGAGCAGGAACTGATAATGTTTTTGCTGAAATAACAACATTACCAAGTACAGCGTTAACGTATACAAATACAGGTTTAACAGCTGGAAACACTTATAAATACAGAGTTCGCGCAAAAGCCAATGCTATTTATTCGGCCTATTCTAATGAAGTTTCTGCAACGATAACAGCCAATTCGGCTTATTGTACTACTCAAGCAGACAATAAATATGAGTATATCAACTCTGTAACTATAGGAAGTTTTAATAATACTTCGGGTAAAAATACAGGAGGTTATGCTGATTATACTTCCAAAACAATTACAGTATCGCCAAGTGCGGCAACAAACGTAAGTTTAACAGCTGGTTTCTCTGGTGATGCTTATACAGAGTTTTGGGGAATCTGGATTGATTATAACAAAAACAATATTTTTGAAGCTTCAGAAAAAGTGATTGACGGAATTTCTTCGAATGGAACAGCAACCGGAAGTTTTACTGCAACTGCATTTACAGGATCAACAAGAATGCGTATTGCGATGAAATATTATTCAAATCCATCTGCTTGCGGTAATATTGCCGACGGAGAAGTAGAAGATTATACGGTAGTTTCAGGAACAGTGACAAATCCAAATCCAACGACATTGGCTACGCCGGTTGCTGGTAATTCAGGAGTTTATTCATCAGGATTTTACAGTTCATGGACTACAATTGCGAATGCTACGAGTTATGAAGTACAATTAAATAATGCAACTACAGGCTGGACAACATTTGGAACTTCGGCAACGTATTATTTATGGATTCCAAAACAAGGGATGCAAACTGTTTATCAATTTAGAGTAAGAGCAAAAAATGCTACAGAATCAAGCGATTGGAGTAATCCATTGACAATTGATTTGCAAAATGGAAGTGCAGGACCAGGTCATATCGATTTTACTAAGTCATTTGCAATGTATCCAAATCCGGCTTCAGATGTGGTTAATTTTAGTTTCAAAAACCTAAATACATCAACTACTAAAATAACGATTTATGATAGTACAGGAAATTTAATAGATGTTTTACAAAACAATGTAACTTCTTATCCTGTGAATCATCTTAGAAAAGGAATTTACATAGTAGTAGCCACAGACGGAAGTTTTACAGAAAACAAAAAGTTATTGATTAAGTAA
- a CDS encoding DPP IV N-terminal domain-containing protein, with protein sequence MIKKQFLLLLFICSGIFAQTGIDINDLKWLPNSHSFWVNSDRNVLVYDVDKLNQSTTVLTDQQLKSAGFNGEVEDLVWNQNKTKVLVYTNSKTVWRAKTKGDYWFFDLATGKGRKLGGNLEESSLMFAKFSNDNENVAYVSKHNIYLENLASGKITPLTTDGTDKVINGTFDWVYEEELAARDGFRWSPDGKSIAFWRVDASETKFHLMINNTDALYPFVVPVEYPKAGEKPSSVKIGVIDITSLKTNWLDIPGEPDNNYLVRMEWVAKDAVMVIQLNRYQNQASIYNCNTQSGKANLIYQEKSPEWIDVFDISSGVYDGFPCQFVDNGKAFLWSSDADGWMHVYKISSDGKKKELVTKGNYDAYYKAYNDKTKSIYYISSPKDATQRYLYETNLKSGKTQRITPEIFEGTNEYQFSTDGSYAKHTNMNINRSINIRLVSLSDHKKILPKEADVFAKPQRNFSLEKFKVTTVDGVEMDGIMAKPLNFDPAKKYPLFFYVYGEPMACVANDTPYLNEFIDLLIPEGYIGIAMDNRGTPSLKGTKWRKSIYKNIGIINTRDQAMAAKEVLKWNFIDKDRVAVHGWSGGGAVTLNLMFQYPDIYKTGVAISAVTDQHFYDNIYTERYMGLPSENEATYIKASPVTYAKNLKGNLLYIHGTGDDNVHYKNAEVLINEFIKYDRMFNLMIYPNRSHSIYEGEGTTQHLVDTFIKFIYEKSPPGAK encoded by the coding sequence ATGATTAAAAAACAATTTTTATTACTACTTTTTATTTGCTCAGGAATCTTTGCTCAAACCGGCATTGATATTAATGACTTAAAATGGTTGCCCAATTCACATTCTTTTTGGGTGAACTCTGACCGTAATGTTTTAGTTTATGATGTTGATAAATTAAATCAAAGTACTACCGTTTTGACAGATCAGCAATTAAAAAGTGCAGGTTTCAACGGAGAAGTGGAGGATTTGGTTTGGAATCAGAATAAGACAAAAGTTCTGGTGTACACCAATTCAAAGACGGTTTGGAGAGCAAAAACCAAAGGTGATTATTGGTTTTTTGATTTAGCAACCGGAAAAGGAAGAAAACTGGGAGGTAATTTAGAAGAATCCTCTTTGATGTTTGCTAAATTCTCAAATGATAACGAAAATGTTGCTTATGTTTCTAAGCACAATATTTATCTGGAGAATCTGGCTTCGGGCAAAATTACTCCTTTAACAACGGATGGAACTGACAAGGTAATCAACGGAACTTTTGACTGGGTTTATGAAGAAGAACTTGCGGCGCGCGATGGATTTCGTTGGAGTCCTGACGGAAAAAGTATTGCTTTCTGGCGTGTTGATGCTTCTGAGACAAAATTCCATTTAATGATTAATAATACAGATGCTTTATATCCATTTGTAGTTCCTGTAGAATATCCTAAAGCGGGAGAAAAACCTTCTTCTGTAAAAATTGGTGTTATCGATATTACTTCTTTAAAAACAAATTGGCTGGATATTCCTGGTGAACCTGATAATAATTATTTGGTTCGTATGGAATGGGTTGCCAAAGATGCTGTAATGGTGATTCAGTTAAATAGATATCAAAATCAGGCTTCGATCTATAATTGCAATACGCAATCTGGAAAAGCAAATTTAATCTATCAGGAAAAGTCACCGGAATGGATTGATGTTTTTGATATTTCTTCGGGAGTTTACGATGGTTTTCCATGTCAGTTTGTAGACAACGGAAAAGCTTTTCTATGGAGTTCTGATGCTGATGGATGGATGCATGTTTATAAAATAAGCAGCGACGGAAAGAAGAAAGAATTGGTTACAAAAGGAAATTACGATGCGTATTATAAAGCTTATAATGATAAGACAAAATCTATTTATTATATCTCAAGTCCTAAAGATGCAACGCAAAGATATTTGTACGAAACGAATTTAAAGTCGGGAAAAACCCAAAGAATTACTCCCGAAATATTTGAAGGAACTAATGAATATCAATTTTCGACTGATGGATCGTATGCAAAACACACCAATATGAACATCAATCGATCTATAAATATTCGCTTAGTTTCGTTATCTGATCATAAAAAAATATTGCCAAAAGAGGCTGATGTTTTTGCAAAACCGCAACGTAATTTTTCTTTGGAAAAGTTTAAAGTAACAACGGTTGATGGTGTCGAAATGGACGGAATTATGGCAAAACCTTTAAATTTTGATCCGGCAAAAAAATACCCATTATTCTTTTATGTTTATGGTGAACCAATGGCTTGCGTTGCAAATGATACGCCTTATCTTAATGAATTTATAGATTTATTGATTCCGGAAGGATACATAGGAATTGCAATGGATAATAGAGGAACTCCATCTTTGAAAGGAACAAAATGGAGAAAGTCTATTTATAAAAACATCGGAATTATAAATACTCGTGATCAGGCGATGGCTGCAAAAGAAGTTCTAAAATGGAATTTTATTGATAAAGACAGAGTTGCAGTTCACGGTTGGAGTGGCGGTGGAGCTGTGACATTGAATTTAATGTTTCAATATCCTGATATTTACAAAACAGGTGTAGCTATTTCGGCAGTTACAGATCAGCATTTTTATGATAATATCTATACAGAACGTTATATGGGATTGCCAAGCGAAAATGAAGCGACTTATATTAAAGCTTCACCGGTAACATATGCGAAGAATCTAAAAGGAAATTTACTTTACATTCACGGAACTGGAGATGATAATGTACATTACAAAAATGCAGAGGTTTTGATTAATGAATTCATAAAGTACGATAGAATGTTTAATTTAATGATTTATCCAAATCGTTCACATTCTATCTATGAAGGCGAAGGAACTACACAACATTTAGTAGATACTTTTATAAAATTTATATATGAGAAATCTCCTCCGGGAGCAAAATAA
- a CDS encoding aminopeptidase P family protein, protein MRYDSIPVSLFENNRKRFIEKMQNNSLAILTSNDVMPNNADDVMGFAQNNDLFYLSGIEQDETILVLYPDAFKEENRAILFVKEVTEMTLIWDGDFLTKEKVSAISGIKNVKWIHEFEKTIQLFAFEADTIYLGHNEHIKRITSEMNTRQDRMIQWCKQKYPLHQYERVAKITRELRPIKSDIEIDLIKKAVSISVKGFKGLLKAVKPGIKEYELEAELAYQYIKNGGNRHAFKPIVASGKNACALHYNTNDSVCQDGEMVLVDFGVCYANYNSDITRCVPVNGKFSPRQKEIYESVLYCLKEGSKFLKTGVLSKDYELQMASLIEAELVKLKLITLEDIASQDPQNPAYKKYFMHGTAHFLGLDVHDVGLYLKPFEKGMVLTCEPGIYIREEGIGCRLENDYLLTENGNINLSEEIPIEITEIEQLINTK, encoded by the coding sequence ATGAGATACGATTCAATTCCAGTTTCTTTGTTTGAGAATAACCGAAAAAGGTTTATCGAAAAGATGCAAAACAATAGTTTGGCAATTCTAACATCAAATGATGTAATGCCTAATAATGCAGATGATGTAATGGGTTTTGCACAAAATAATGATTTGTTTTATTTGTCAGGAATTGAACAGGATGAAACTATTTTAGTACTTTATCCTGATGCTTTTAAAGAAGAAAACCGCGCCATTTTATTTGTAAAAGAAGTTACCGAAATGACTTTGATTTGGGATGGAGATTTTTTGACCAAAGAAAAAGTTTCGGCAATTTCTGGAATTAAAAATGTAAAGTGGATTCATGAATTCGAAAAGACAATTCAGCTTTTTGCATTTGAAGCAGATACAATCTATTTGGGACATAATGAGCACATTAAAAGAATAACTTCGGAAATGAATACGCGTCAGGATCGAATGATTCAATGGTGCAAACAAAAATATCCATTGCATCAATACGAGCGTGTTGCCAAAATTACACGAGAATTACGACCAATAAAATCAGATATAGAAATTGACTTGATAAAAAAAGCAGTTTCTATAAGTGTAAAAGGCTTCAAAGGACTTTTGAAAGCTGTAAAACCTGGGATAAAAGAATACGAATTAGAAGCTGAACTGGCGTATCAGTATATTAAAAATGGAGGAAATCGCCATGCATTCAAACCTATTGTAGCTTCTGGAAAAAATGCCTGTGCGCTTCATTATAATACAAATGATTCGGTTTGTCAGGATGGCGAAATGGTTTTGGTGGATTTTGGTGTTTGTTATGCTAATTATAATTCAGATATTACACGTTGTGTTCCGGTAAACGGAAAATTTTCACCACGTCAGAAAGAAATTTATGAATCGGTTTTGTATTGTTTAAAAGAAGGATCGAAATTTTTGAAAACAGGAGTTTTGTCGAAAGATTACGAATTGCAAATGGCAAGTCTGATCGAAGCAGAATTGGTTAAACTAAAATTGATTACATTGGAAGATATCGCTTCTCAAGATCCTCAAAATCCGGCTTACAAAAAATATTTCATGCACGGAACAGCACATTTTTTAGGGCTTGATGTTCATGATGTTGGTTTGTATTTAAAGCCTTTCGAAAAGGGAATGGTTTTGACTTGCGAACCCGGAATTTATATTCGAGAAGAAGGAATTGGTTGCCGATTAGAAAATGATTACTTACTGACCGAAAATGGAAATATCAATTTATCTGAAGAAATACCAATCGAAATTACAGAAATAGAACAGCTAATTAACACCAAATAA
- a CDS encoding dihydrodipicolinate synthase family protein: MSIQWKGVMPAVTTKFTADDKLDFRMFEVNLKAQLDAGVEGIILGGTLGEASTLLEEEKRELVKGTVSMVNNQVPVIMNIAEQTTRGAILAANIAEQDGAKGLMMLPPMRYKASDFETVTFFSEVAKNTSLPIMVYNNPIDYKIEVTLDMFEEILKFDNIQAVKESTRDISNVTRMINRFGDRLKILSGVDTLALESLLMGSHGWVSGLVDAFPRETVAIYKLAKAGRIDEALKIYRWFLPLLELDINAFLVQNIKLAEVATGIGTENVRAPRLPLRGAEREHVLGIIARSLETRPELPDYKNL; encoded by the coding sequence ATGAGTATTCAATGGAAAGGCGTTATGCCGGCGGTAACTACAAAATTTACTGCAGATGATAAATTAGACTTCAGAATGTTTGAAGTAAACTTAAAAGCACAACTAGACGCAGGTGTTGAAGGAATCATACTTGGAGGAACTTTAGGAGAAGCAAGTACGCTTTTAGAAGAGGAAAAAAGAGAGTTGGTAAAAGGTACTGTGAGCATGGTTAACAATCAGGTTCCTGTGATCATGAATATTGCTGAACAAACTACTCGAGGAGCAATTTTGGCCGCTAATATTGCAGAACAAGACGGAGCAAAAGGGTTGATGATGTTGCCTCCAATGCGTTACAAAGCTTCTGATTTTGAAACTGTAACGTTTTTCTCTGAAGTCGCCAAAAACACTTCACTTCCAATAATGGTTTACAATAATCCAATTGATTATAAAATTGAAGTGACACTTGATATGTTCGAAGAAATCCTGAAATTCGATAACATTCAGGCTGTAAAAGAATCGACAAGAGATATCTCGAATGTAACAAGAATGATCAACCGTTTTGGAGATAGATTGAAAATATTATCAGGAGTTGATACATTGGCTTTAGAAAGTTTATTGATGGGATCTCACGGATGGGTTTCTGGTTTAGTAGATGCTTTCCCGAGAGAAACTGTTGCGATTTACAAGTTGGCAAAAGCGGGCCGAATTGACGAAGCGCTAAAAATATACAGATGGTTTTTGCCTTTATTAGAACTAGATATCAATGCTTTTTTAGTTCAGAATATCAAGCTTGCTGAAGTTGCAACAGGAATTGGAACAGAAAATGTTCGTGCACCAAGATTGCCGCTTCGTGGAGCTGAGAGAGAACACGTTTTAGGAATTATTGCCAGATCATTAGAAACAAGACCAGAATTACCGGATTATAAAAATTTATAA
- a CDS encoding AraC family transcriptional regulator, with protein MKVFPFKIPKSGEDPLIYQEDREIVFYDKLHQHEEIQISFIEKGEGAFFAGDTISHYNQGDILVIGSNLPHVFRSEVHENEASIMLTLFFTTNSFGKDFFNLNTFKNIHPFLESSRNGFIVHNAPKKITKSFKKLNKADNYQRFILFLEILKWLSNNDKEQLSNHLYDKKITDNEGKRMQTVFEHVMTNFSKNINLDEIASIANMTKNAFCRYFKVRTNKSFFQFLIEVRIEHASKLLANNSELSVLEIAELCGFNNISNFNRKFKELKQTSPLQYRKLNL; from the coding sequence ATGAAAGTTTTTCCATTTAAAATCCCTAAATCGGGAGAAGATCCGCTTATATATCAAGAAGATAGAGAAATTGTTTTCTATGACAAACTTCATCAACATGAAGAAATTCAAATTAGTTTTATCGAGAAAGGCGAAGGCGCCTTTTTTGCTGGAGATACTATTTCGCACTACAACCAAGGCGACATATTAGTAATTGGCAGCAACTTGCCTCATGTTTTTAGAAGTGAAGTGCACGAAAATGAAGCTTCAATAATGCTCACCTTATTTTTTACAACAAACTCATTTGGAAAGGATTTTTTCAATCTGAATACCTTCAAAAATATTCATCCTTTTCTCGAAAGCAGCAGAAACGGCTTCATCGTTCACAATGCTCCGAAGAAAATTACCAAGTCTTTTAAAAAGCTAAATAAAGCCGACAATTATCAACGTTTTATTCTGTTTTTGGAAATCCTAAAATGGCTTTCAAACAACGATAAAGAACAATTATCGAATCATTTATATGATAAAAAAATCACCGATAATGAAGGTAAAAGAATGCAAACCGTTTTTGAACATGTAATGACTAACTTTAGCAAAAACATAAATTTAGACGAAATTGCCTCGATTGCAAATATGACCAAAAATGCGTTTTGCCGGTATTTTAAAGTCCGGACGAACAAGTCTTTTTTCCAGTTTTTAATAGAAGTGAGAATTGAGCATGCTTCAAAGCTATTGGCAAATAACAGCGAACTTTCTGTTTTAGAAATTGCCGAATTATGTGGCTTTAATAACATCTCAAATTTCAACAGAAAATTTAAGGAGTTAAAACAAACCTCTCCTTTACAATATCGAAAATTAAACTTGTAA
- a CDS encoding endonuclease/exonuclease/phosphatase family protein: MFFLNIVLTVLTFSIYILPFLAPKSFPLLSVLTLFMPAFFVLNGLFFVYWAIQFKKRLILSGLVLLTGITFISKFYKFSTKEYVADERDFSVMSYNVRLFNVFKWLDRDDIPSNIKAFIDEKDPDILCIQEYSNSAHIDLKVYPHRYIFIEGNKIKTGQAIFSKFPILYEGNIIFPNSDNNVIYADIKRGKDIIRVYNMHLQSIKISPDVSDISNNIDNVNQEKSQLIYTRISKGFRQQQEQAQIFKENIKQCKTPIIICGDMNNSPFSYVYRSIKGKLKDAFEEAGEGFGATYKFRYYPARIDYIFTDSKMKVKQFESFSDFENSDHYPIMTRLSIE; encoded by the coding sequence ATGTTCTTTTTGAATATAGTTCTGACTGTACTGACATTTAGCATCTATATTTTACCATTTTTAGCACCTAAAAGTTTTCCGCTTTTATCGGTGCTTACCTTGTTTATGCCAGCTTTTTTTGTCCTAAACGGATTGTTCTTTGTTTACTGGGCAATTCAGTTTAAAAAGCGACTTATTTTGTCTGGTTTAGTTTTGTTAACCGGAATCACCTTTATCAGTAAGTTCTATAAATTCTCAACCAAAGAATATGTAGCAGATGAAAGAGATTTTTCTGTAATGAGTTATAATGTTCGACTTTTTAATGTTTTTAAATGGTTGGATCGTGATGATATTCCATCAAACATTAAAGCTTTTATTGACGAAAAAGACCCGGATATTCTTTGTATTCAGGAATATTCGAACTCGGCTCATATTGATTTAAAAGTATATCCGCATCGTTATATTTTTATCGAAGGAAATAAAATCAAAACTGGTCAGGCAATTTTCTCCAAGTTTCCAATTTTATATGAAGGAAATATCATTTTTCCAAATTCAGATAACAACGTAATTTATGCTGATATAAAACGCGGAAAAGATATTATCAGAGTTTATAATATGCACTTGCAGTCGATCAAGATTTCGCCAGATGTTAGTGATATTTCAAATAATATAGACAATGTAAATCAGGAAAAATCGCAATTGATTTATACCAGAATCAGTAAAGGATTTAGACAACAGCAAGAACAAGCCCAAATCTTTAAGGAGAATATCAAACAATGTAAAACCCCGATTATTATTTGTGGAGACATGAATAATAGTCCGTTTTCATATGTATATCGAAGTATAAAAGGAAAATTAAAAGATGCTTTTGAAGAAGCCGGAGAAGGTTTTGGAGCGACTTATAAATTCCGTTATTATCCTGCCCGAATTGATTACATTTTTACAGATAGTAAAATGAAAGTTAAACAATTCGAGAGTTTTTCTGATTTCGAAAACTCGGATCATTACCCAATTATGACGAGACTTTCTATTGAATAA
- a CDS encoding rhomboid family intramembrane serine protease, with amino-acid sequence MNILDDLKLQYKLGGIAMRLIYWNIACFLISLVFYQFSIGIFAFPNWLALSSDPQVFLFRPWTFLTYAFFHDGFFHLLFNMLVLNFASNLFLTFFTQKQYLGLYILGAIFSGVAFALSFYFLNFAGSIVGASAAIMAILVATTTYQPLMNVRLMFFGNVKLWHITAVILILDLMQFRLDNTGGHISHLAGAIFGFIYIKLLQNGTDLSIIISKTLDFFANLFRKSPSTPFTKVHKNYKKPTEKVTSRIVTKDKTQQQIDEILDKISQSGYDCLTKEEKEFLFKAGK; translated from the coding sequence ATGAATATTCTTGACGATTTAAAACTACAATATAAATTAGGAGGAATCGCAATGCGTCTTATTTACTGGAACATTGCTTGTTTCTTGATTTCGTTAGTGTTTTACCAATTTTCTATCGGTATATTTGCTTTTCCAAACTGGTTGGCATTATCGTCAGATCCTCAAGTTTTCTTATTTAGACCCTGGACATTTTTAACGTATGCATTCTTTCATGATGGATTTTTCCATTTGTTATTTAATATGTTGGTTTTAAATTTTGCCAGTAATTTATTTTTGACATTCTTTACTCAAAAGCAATATTTAGGATTGTACATTTTAGGTGCTATTTTCTCCGGAGTTGCTTTTGCTTTAAGTTTTTACTTTCTGAATTTTGCTGGTTCTATCGTTGGTGCTTCTGCTGCTATTATGGCAATTTTGGTTGCAACAACAACTTATCAGCCTTTGATGAATGTACGTTTAATGTTTTTTGGAAATGTTAAGCTTTGGCATATTACGGCTGTAATTTTGATTTTAGATCTAATGCAGTTTCGTTTGGATAATACCGGCGGACATATTTCGCATTTGGCCGGCGCAATTTTTGGATTTATTTATATAAAGTTGCTTCAAAACGGAACAGATTTGAGCATTATTATTTCCAAAACGCTTGATTTCTTCGCGAATCTATTTAGAAAATCCCCATCGACCCCATTCACAAAAGTTCATAAAAATTACAAAAAACCTACAGAAAAAGTGACGTCCCGAATTGTTACGAAAGACAAAACGCAGCAACAAATCGACGAAATTTTAGATAAGATTAGCCAGTCCGGTTATGATTGTCTGACAAAAGAAGAAAAAGAGTTTTTATTTAAAGCTGGAAAATAA